A part of Diachasmimorpha longicaudata isolate KC_UGA_2023 chromosome 11, iyDiaLong2, whole genome shotgun sequence genomic DNA contains:
- the LOC135167628 gene encoding uncharacterized protein LOC135167628 isoform X2 yields MDNLYLYKQYVDDLRIYARENGITDEETKTIFDKCFLELEHKYVKRIHILLKGLKILILGCLLVFICSMGLYNHPSTHSIFLRNMQNFIYPGLTVFRQLAVPIIQRYPTLTENPFFKVADMDCWPCTTAQSVPDMTSWNMTNTFNIAMPFTRVESDNKINLNSIISMYEKYSDIFDADAKKVTSNNPHYRIIKNLIENRLDEHPSQSLNTHISWKLNRMRPNRLVRKLMPNPLGIPKWWSQSTERYFFIDEAKADEYVLPNPECSNVILRSTSGSRLIKIMPTPECQRNCKSSVILLSSHHTLWYNWWYWRPTSLPVINSTDISINHLTSFC; encoded by the exons ATGGATAATTTGTATTTATATAAACAGTATGTAGACGATCTACGGATATACGCGAGAGAGAATGGTATTACGGATGAGGAAACGAAAACAATTTTCGATAAGTGCTTCTTGGAGTTAGAGCATAAATATGTTAAAAGAATTCATATACTGCTGAAAGGCTTGAAAATTCTGATCCTAGGATGTTTACTAGTATTCATTTGCTCAATGGGATTGTACAATCATCCATCAACTCATAGcatttttttgaggaatatgcaaaattttatttatcctgGCTTGACGGTGTTTCGACAACTTGCTGTACCTATTATCCAGAGATATCCAACTTTAActg AAAACCCCTTCTTCAAAGTAGCTGACATGGATTGTTGGCCATGCACTACTGCTCAATCAGTACCTGACATGACCAGCTGGAACATGACTAACACATTTAATATTGCAATGCCATTTACGAGAGTTGAAagtgacaataaaataaatctaaATAGTATTATTAGTATGTATGAAAAATACTCAGATATTTTTGATGCCGATGCCAAAAAAGTCACCTCAAATAATCCACATTACAG aataataaaaaatttaattgaaaaccgACTTGATGAGCATCCGTCTCAAAGCTTGAATACTCACATATCATGGAAGTTGAATCGAATGAGACCAAATCGACTTGTTAGAAAATTAATGCCAAATCCATTAGGTATACCGAAATGGTGGAGTCAGAGTAcagaaagatattttttcattgatgaaGCCAAAGCTGATGAATATGTTTTG ccAAATCCTGAATGCAGTAATGTTATTTTGAGgtccacaagtggttcaagaCTGATTAAAATTATGCCTACTCCTGAATGTCAAAGGAATTGCAAATCTTCTGTAATATTGTTATCCTCACATCACACAC tgTGGTATAATTGGTGGTACTGGAGACCAACCAGCCTCCCAGTAATCAACTCAACTGATATATCAATCAATCACCTTACATCATTCTGTTGa
- the LOC135167631 gene encoding transmembrane protein 41 homolog isoform X2, which translates to MLRMLIINNLINIGNETSTRNAILTVGLIFLASLTVLLYIYTNFPELEENEKKHMKVPLHIDDAKNLGKLLERYKDLYYVEVIAGVFITFIFLQTFAIPGSIFLSILSGFLFPFYLALVLVCTCSAIGASLCYLLSSLLGRKLLFKYFPDRANQWAQTVKEHKDNLFNYILFLRMTPLLPNWFINLASPVIGVPIAPFTLGTFFGVAPPSFLAIQAGQTLNKLTSSSDTWSWSSMIVLCIFALLSLVPVYFKNLFNRLFKRLRLKFD; encoded by the exons ATGCTGAGAATGCTCATAATTAACA ATTTGATAAATATCGGAAATGAGACCTCAACTCGAAATGCCATCCTCACAGTGGGCCTTATTTTTTTGGCTTCATTGACAGTACTTCTTTATATCTACACTAATTTTCCAGAATTGGAAga AAACGAAAAGAAACATATGAAAGTTCCCCTTCACATAGATGATGCTAAAAATCTTGGAAAACTATTGGAGAGATACAAAGATCTTTATTACGTGGAAGTTATTGCTGGTGTCTTCATCACGTTCATCTT TTTGCAAACATTTGCTATTCCAGGATCCATATTTCTGTCAATTCTCTCAGGATTTCTCTTTCCATTTTATCTTGCACTTGTCCTCGTTTGCACCTGCAGTGCAATTGGAGCATCGCTTTGTTATCTCCTGTCATCTTTATtaggaagaaaattattattcaagtaTTTTCCGGACAGAGCCAACCAGTGGGCGCAAACAGTGAAAGAACACAAGGACAATCTATTTAACTATATTTTGTTTCTGAGGATGACTCCATTACTTCCAAATTGGTTTATAAATTTGGCCAGTCCTGTTATAGGAGTTCCCATAGCTCCGTTTACCCTTGGGACATTCTTTGGTGTTGCACCACCCTCATTTCTGGCCATTCAAGCTGGACAGACGCTCAATAAGTTGACGTCCTCCAGTGATACATGGTCATGGTCTAGTATGATTGTTTTATGCATATTTGCACTATTATCTTTAGTTCCTGTATACTTTAAGAACTTGTTCAACAGATTGTTCAAAAGACTGCGACTGAAGTTTGATTGA
- the LOC135167631 gene encoding transmembrane protein 41 homolog isoform X1 — MSTTTRRNSLPNLINIGNETSTRNAILTVGLIFLASLTVLLYIYTNFPELEENEKKHMKVPLHIDDAKNLGKLLERYKDLYYVEVIAGVFITFIFLQTFAIPGSIFLSILSGFLFPFYLALVLVCTCSAIGASLCYLLSSLLGRKLLFKYFPDRANQWAQTVKEHKDNLFNYILFLRMTPLLPNWFINLASPVIGVPIAPFTLGTFFGVAPPSFLAIQAGQTLNKLTSSSDTWSWSSMIVLCIFALLSLVPVYFKNLFNRLFKRLRLKFD, encoded by the exons atgaGTACTACAACGAGACGGAATTCACTACCaa ATTTGATAAATATCGGAAATGAGACCTCAACTCGAAATGCCATCCTCACAGTGGGCCTTATTTTTTTGGCTTCATTGACAGTACTTCTTTATATCTACACTAATTTTCCAGAATTGGAAga AAACGAAAAGAAACATATGAAAGTTCCCCTTCACATAGATGATGCTAAAAATCTTGGAAAACTATTGGAGAGATACAAAGATCTTTATTACGTGGAAGTTATTGCTGGTGTCTTCATCACGTTCATCTT TTTGCAAACATTTGCTATTCCAGGATCCATATTTCTGTCAATTCTCTCAGGATTTCTCTTTCCATTTTATCTTGCACTTGTCCTCGTTTGCACCTGCAGTGCAATTGGAGCATCGCTTTGTTATCTCCTGTCATCTTTATtaggaagaaaattattattcaagtaTTTTCCGGACAGAGCCAACCAGTGGGCGCAAACAGTGAAAGAACACAAGGACAATCTATTTAACTATATTTTGTTTCTGAGGATGACTCCATTACTTCCAAATTGGTTTATAAATTTGGCCAGTCCTGTTATAGGAGTTCCCATAGCTCCGTTTACCCTTGGGACATTCTTTGGTGTTGCACCACCCTCATTTCTGGCCATTCAAGCTGGACAGACGCTCAATAAGTTGACGTCCTCCAGTGATACATGGTCATGGTCTAGTATGATTGTTTTATGCATATTTGCACTATTATCTTTAGTTCCTGTATACTTTAAGAACTTGTTCAACAGATTGTTCAAAAGACTGCGACTGAAGTTTGATTGA
- the LOC135167628 gene encoding uncharacterized protein LOC135167628 isoform X3, whose translation MDNLYLYKQYVDDLRIYARENGITDEETKTIFDKCFLELEHKYVKRIHILLKGLKILILGCLLVFICSMGLYNHPSTHSIFLRNMQNFIYPGLTVFRQLAVPIIQRYPTLTEFYDESCLLENPFFKVADMDCWPCTTAQSVPDMTSWNMTNTFNIAMPFTRVESDNKINLNSIISMYEKYSDIFDADAKKVTSNNPHYRIIKNLIENRLDEHPSQSLNTHISWKLNRMRPNRLVRKLMPNPLGIPKWWSQSTERYFFIDEAKADEYVLPNPECSNVILRSTSGSRLIKIMPTPECQRNCKSSCGIIGGTGDQPASQ comes from the exons ATGGATAATTTGTATTTATATAAACAGTATGTAGACGATCTACGGATATACGCGAGAGAGAATGGTATTACGGATGAGGAAACGAAAACAATTTTCGATAAGTGCTTCTTGGAGTTAGAGCATAAATATGTTAAAAGAATTCATATACTGCTGAAAGGCTTGAAAATTCTGATCCTAGGATGTTTACTAGTATTCATTTGCTCAATGGGATTGTACAATCATCCATCAACTCATAGcatttttttgaggaatatgcaaaattttatttatcctgGCTTGACGGTGTTTCGACAACTTGCTGTACCTATTATCCAGAGATATCCAACTTTAActg aattcTATGATGAATCCTGTCTCTTAGAAAACCCCTTCTTCAAAGTAGCTGACATGGATTGTTGGCCATGCACTACTGCTCAATCAGTACCTGACATGACCAGCTGGAACATGACTAACACATTTAATATTGCAATGCCATTTACGAGAGTTGAAagtgacaataaaataaatctaaATAGTATTATTAGTATGTATGAAAAATACTCAGATATTTTTGATGCCGATGCCAAAAAAGTCACCTCAAATAATCCACATTACAG aataataaaaaatttaattgaaaaccgACTTGATGAGCATCCGTCTCAAAGCTTGAATACTCACATATCATGGAAGTTGAATCGAATGAGACCAAATCGACTTGTTAGAAAATTAATGCCAAATCCATTAGGTATACCGAAATGGTGGAGTCAGAGTAcagaaagatattttttcattgatgaaGCCAAAGCTGATGAATATGTTTTG ccAAATCCTGAATGCAGTAATGTTATTTTGAGgtccacaagtggttcaagaCTGATTAAAATTATGCCTACTCCTGAATGTCAAAGGAATTGCAAATCTTCT tgTGGTATAATTGGTGGTACTGGAGACCAACCAGCCTCCCAGTAA
- the LOC135167629 gene encoding putative divalent cation/proton antiporter TMEM165 has translation MTFRRLSHLKTVSRCILTISIVFSYAISLSVGENAPVEIEKPEIVITSTKHEESTGSVPVQGSLGFLHAFIAALSVIVVSELGDKTFFIAAIMAMRHPRLTVFIGAISALALMTILSVFFGYVATIIPRAYTYYISTALFALFGLKMLKDGYYMSSTEGQEELEEVQSDLRRREDELEREVGAAVVTQDPETGVIRKSPKTTAFMLLSRIFFQAFTLTFLAEWGDRSQLTTIILAAREDIYGVIVGGILGHSFCTGLAVLGGRMIAQRISVRTVTIIGGIVFLAFAITALFMDPTESV, from the exons ATGACTTTTCGCCGTTTATCACATTTAAAAACAGTTTCACGGTGTATTTTAACAATATCAATAGTATTTAGTTATGCAATATCACTATCAGTAGGTGAAAATGCACCTGTTGAGATTGAAAAACCGGAGATTGTCATAACTTCGACG AAACATGAAGAGTCAACGGGATCAGTTCCTGTTCAAGGAAGTTTGGGATTTCTTCATGCTTTCATTGCAGCACTCTCTGTTATCGTTGTCTCAGAACTTGGtgataaaacatttttcatagcTGCAATTATGGCTATGAGGCATCCTCGATTGACTGTTTTCATTGGTGCAATTAGTGCATTAGCCCTCATGACAATACTTTCTG tgTTCTTTGGATATGTCGCTACTATTATTCCCAGAGCCTATACGTATTATATATCGACGGCTTTATTCGCTTTGTTTGGATTAAAGATGTTGAAGGATGGGTATTATATGTCCTCTACCGAGGGTCAGGAGGAACTGGAGGAAGTGCAGTCGGATTTGAGAAGGCGAGAAGATGAG CTAGAAAGGGAGGTGGGGGCTGCAGTAGTGACCCAAGATCCTGAAACCGGTGTGATACGAAAAAGTCCCAAGACAACTGCCTTCATGTTGCTGTcacgaatatttttccaagCATTCACCCTGACATTTCTCGCTGAATGGGGCGATCGATCACAACTGACGACTATTATTCTTGCTGCACGAGAG GATATTTATGGAGTTATTGTCGGTGGCATTCTCGGCCACTCATTCTGCACTGGCCTTGCAGTCCTCGGCGGCCGCATGATTGCTCAAAGGATATCTGTCCGAACGG TTACGATCATCGGTGGGATTGTTTTCCTAGCTTTTGCTATCACGGCACTCTTTATGGATCCTACAGAAAGTGtgtaa
- the LOC135167628 gene encoding uncharacterized protein LOC135167628 isoform X1: MDNLYLYKQYVDDLRIYARENGITDEETKTIFDKCFLELEHKYVKRIHILLKGLKILILGCLLVFICSMGLYNHPSTHSIFLRNMQNFIYPGLTVFRQLAVPIIQRYPTLTEFYDESCLLENPFFKVADMDCWPCTTAQSVPDMTSWNMTNTFNIAMPFTRVESDNKINLNSIISMYEKYSDIFDADAKKVTSNNPHYRIIKNLIENRLDEHPSQSLNTHISWKLNRMRPNRLVRKLMPNPLGIPKWWSQSTERYFFIDEAKADEYVLPNPECSNVILRSTSGSRLIKIMPTPECQRNCKSSVILLSSHHTLWYNWWYWRPTSLPVINSTDISINHLTSFC; this comes from the exons ATGGATAATTTGTATTTATATAAACAGTATGTAGACGATCTACGGATATACGCGAGAGAGAATGGTATTACGGATGAGGAAACGAAAACAATTTTCGATAAGTGCTTCTTGGAGTTAGAGCATAAATATGTTAAAAGAATTCATATACTGCTGAAAGGCTTGAAAATTCTGATCCTAGGATGTTTACTAGTATTCATTTGCTCAATGGGATTGTACAATCATCCATCAACTCATAGcatttttttgaggaatatgcaaaattttatttatcctgGCTTGACGGTGTTTCGACAACTTGCTGTACCTATTATCCAGAGATATCCAACTTTAActg aattcTATGATGAATCCTGTCTCTTAGAAAACCCCTTCTTCAAAGTAGCTGACATGGATTGTTGGCCATGCACTACTGCTCAATCAGTACCTGACATGACCAGCTGGAACATGACTAACACATTTAATATTGCAATGCCATTTACGAGAGTTGAAagtgacaataaaataaatctaaATAGTATTATTAGTATGTATGAAAAATACTCAGATATTTTTGATGCCGATGCCAAAAAAGTCACCTCAAATAATCCACATTACAG aataataaaaaatttaattgaaaaccgACTTGATGAGCATCCGTCTCAAAGCTTGAATACTCACATATCATGGAAGTTGAATCGAATGAGACCAAATCGACTTGTTAGAAAATTAATGCCAAATCCATTAGGTATACCGAAATGGTGGAGTCAGAGTAcagaaagatattttttcattgatgaaGCCAAAGCTGATGAATATGTTTTG ccAAATCCTGAATGCAGTAATGTTATTTTGAGgtccacaagtggttcaagaCTGATTAAAATTATGCCTACTCCTGAATGTCAAAGGAATTGCAAATCTTCTGTAATATTGTTATCCTCACATCACACAC tgTGGTATAATTGGTGGTACTGGAGACCAACCAGCCTCCCAGTAATCAACTCAACTGATATATCAATCAATCACCTTACATCATTCTGTTGa